The following proteins come from a genomic window of Diadema setosum chromosome 20, eeDiaSeto1, whole genome shotgun sequence:
- the LOC140243600 gene encoding uncharacterized metal-dependent hydrolase YcfH-like, producing the protein MAIDKPRERCWLVSVVIHPNYASSAGEKEIDDLSKLICNPNIRVFGEIGLDYTSPTQNWGKQLSFLKACLKIGATGKVLVLHIRAREDTADKDEPSRIWRKAVQSSINSYQMIHIHCCATGTSELVAWRRMFPNMYFCFTARVRFYSPSQLEALKMVPLNRFLVETDSPHLPPSQDLKITTPVYIGEVASLVARARGEAIAPLLEATRFNALTLYGN; encoded by the coding sequence ATGGCCATAGACAAGCCAAGGGAGAGATGCTGGCTGGTGTCGGTGGTAATTCACCCAAATTATGCTAGCTCAGCAGGTGAAAAGGAGATAGATGACCTGAGTAAGCTCATCTGCAACCCTAATATACGGGTGTTCGGAGAAATAGGGTTGGATTACACCTCACCTACCCAGAATTGGGGCAAGCAACTTTCCTTTTTGAAAGCCTGCCTCAAGATTGGGGCGACAGGGAAGGTGTTAGTACTTCACATCCGGGCTCGCGAGGACACCGCAGATAAGGATGAACCCTCCCGGATTTGGCGGAAGGCGGTGCAATCATCCATAAACAGCTACCAGATGATCCATATCCACTGTTGTGCCACTGGGACATCCGAGTTAGTGGCCTGGCGAAGGATGTTTCccaacatgtatttttgtttcacAGCCCGGGTGCGATTTTACAGCCCCAGCCAGCTGGAAGCACTGAAGATGGTGCCACTTAACCGCTTTCTGGTGGAGACTGATTCGCCACATCTTCCCCCCTCCCAGGATCTCAAGATCACCACCCCGGTTTATATTGGGGAGGTGGCCTCGCTAGTTGCTCGAGCACGAGGGGAAGCCATCGCTCCCCTTTTGGAGGCAACCAGGTTTAATGCCCTCACCCTCTACGGGAATTAA